The Salinibacterium sp. M195 genome includes a window with the following:
- a CDS encoding MFS transporter, producing the protein MTSETSPATVPISAVMQRPLWRDTFSSLRLHNYRLYVIAQFIAYTAAWVQRIAVDWLVLELTGNVALVGLTIAIQFTPTIILGAYAGVIADRFDKRATLMLAQSIIGLLSLALAIITIIGAAELWLVYLLVLLMGIIQVFDNPARAVFVNELVGPRHLRNAISLNASIFHSGAFLGPALSGALIVAAGSGWAIGINAVAVVIGVIILASMRKKELLIAPRAPESKGQIREAMRYIRNKPTLFWTMVMVFIVAVFGMPMPTLLAAMANTVYDTGASGYGLYNSLAAIGALLGALASARRSSLRLRTIIFGAVLYGVMMMLAGIVPIYGLFLGVLIGVGLSRLLLMTAAETMVQLSSNLVIRGRVMAFWVMVILGGQAIGGPLMGSIAELWGAKIAFVIAGGVPAAVAIAIAIVLARSGRLTVKVAPRRNGRWVAIVPQHQSRAITEPITIVDANALPAPASRKRVRRLTRSRSRSQE; encoded by the coding sequence ATGACATCTGAGACTTCTCCGGCAACAGTGCCTATCTCGGCGGTGATGCAGCGACCTCTGTGGCGCGACACCTTTAGCTCGCTTCGGCTGCACAACTACCGGCTCTATGTGATTGCCCAGTTCATTGCCTACACCGCTGCGTGGGTACAGCGCATTGCCGTCGATTGGCTGGTTCTCGAGCTCACCGGCAATGTCGCGCTGGTGGGGCTGACTATCGCTATCCAGTTCACTCCGACCATTATTCTTGGCGCGTATGCCGGAGTTATCGCCGACCGTTTCGACAAACGCGCAACACTCATGCTCGCGCAATCCATCATCGGGCTCCTCAGTCTGGCGCTGGCGATCATCACCATTATCGGAGCTGCAGAACTCTGGCTTGTCTACCTGCTGGTGTTGCTGATGGGCATCATCCAGGTCTTCGATAACCCCGCGCGAGCGGTCTTTGTCAACGAGCTGGTCGGGCCGCGGCATCTGCGCAATGCGATCAGCCTCAATGCGTCAATTTTCCACTCCGGAGCATTCTTGGGCCCTGCACTCAGCGGCGCACTCATCGTGGCTGCGGGGTCGGGGTGGGCAATCGGAATCAACGCTGTGGCGGTCGTGATCGGTGTCATCATTCTCGCCTCGATGCGCAAGAAGGAATTGCTCATTGCCCCACGCGCTCCAGAGTCAAAGGGGCAGATCCGGGAGGCAATGCGGTACATCCGCAATAAGCCAACGCTGTTCTGGACCATGGTGATGGTCTTTATCGTCGCCGTCTTTGGGATGCCCATGCCAACGTTGCTAGCGGCGATGGCGAACACTGTCTACGACACCGGAGCTAGCGGCTATGGTCTCTACAACTCACTCGCGGCGATCGGGGCGCTGCTCGGCGCCCTTGCCTCCGCACGCCGGTCCAGTCTCCGGCTGCGCACAATCATTTTTGGTGCGGTGCTCTATGGCGTGATGATGATGCTCGCCGGTATCGTGCCCATCTACGGGCTGTTCCTCGGGGTTCTCATCGGAGTCGGACTCAGCAGATTGCTGCTCATGACGGCAGCCGAAACGATGGTGCAGTTGTCGTCAAACCTGGTCATCCGCGGTCGCGTTATGGCGTTCTGGGTGATGGTCATCTTGGGTGGACAAGCAATCGGCGGTCCCCTGATGGGCTCCATCGCCGAATTGTGGGGCGCCAAAATCGCGTTCGTGATCGCTGGTGGAGTTCCGGCCGCGGTCGCGATTGCGATCGCGATTGTGCTCGCACGTTCTGGTCGGCTCACCGTCAAGGTTGCGCCACGCCGCAATGGCCGCTGGGTGGCGATTGTGCCGCAACATCAGTCGCGCGCCATCACCGAGCCGATCACTATTGTCGACGCGAACGCCCTGCCAGCACCGGCGTCTCGCAAGAGGGTGCGTCGGCTCACGCGGTCGCGTTCGCGTTCGCAGGAGTAG
- a CDS encoding LysR family transcriptional regulator has translation MFDPVLLKSFVAVADTLSFTEAARSLSLSQPTISQHVRKLEAAAGRTLVMRDTRAVSLTDNGEAMLGFARAILAAEDQAVKYFTGSAMRGRLRFGSADDLALTQLPGILRDFRQLYPQINLELTVAQSGNLVRRLQAGQLDLIFVKQDAGAEGGRLVRRDRMVWLGHKSMTLEAGAPVPLIAYQAPSLGREFAMRALEAGGRTWRITCNVKEVNGALAAVRAGIGIAVFPQSLIPADLAQVPASFELPELGDVDFVLLDNPMAAREPVDALSAAILSRPVQRRS, from the coding sequence GTGTTCGATCCTGTCCTGCTCAAGTCTTTCGTCGCCGTTGCCGACACCCTCAGCTTCACGGAAGCCGCTCGAAGCTTGAGCTTGAGCCAACCCACCATTAGCCAGCACGTGCGCAAACTCGAGGCTGCCGCCGGTCGAACTCTCGTCATGCGTGACACTCGCGCCGTCTCGCTCACCGACAATGGCGAGGCAATGCTCGGGTTCGCTCGAGCAATACTGGCCGCGGAAGACCAAGCCGTAAAGTACTTCACCGGTTCGGCGATGCGGGGTCGCCTTCGGTTCGGCTCGGCTGACGATCTGGCCCTCACCCAGCTCCCGGGGATCCTCCGTGACTTTCGTCAGCTGTACCCCCAGATCAACCTTGAGCTAACCGTCGCCCAGAGCGGAAACCTTGTTCGCCGCCTGCAAGCAGGTCAGCTCGATCTGATCTTCGTCAAACAAGATGCGGGCGCGGAAGGCGGCCGCCTCGTGCGACGCGATCGGATGGTGTGGCTCGGCCACAAAAGCATGACCCTAGAAGCCGGAGCTCCGGTTCCGTTGATCGCCTATCAAGCTCCGAGTTTGGGTCGTGAGTTCGCCATGCGAGCGCTCGAAGCTGGCGGACGCACCTGGCGAATCACGTGCAATGTCAAAGAGGTCAATGGTGCTCTGGCTGCAGTACGGGCCGGAATCGGTATCGCGGTTTTCCCTCAGTCTTTGATCCCCGCCGATCTTGCCCAGGTTCCGGCATCGTTCGAGTTGCCAGAACTCGGCGACGTGGATTTCGTTCTCCTCGACAACCCGATGGCCGCTCGCGAACCTGTCGATGCGCTGAGCGCCGCAATCCTCAGCCGCCCGGTGCAGCGCCGCTCCTAG